GTAACCTCACTGTGAGTAATATTATGACTTTGTggaaaagattaaacaaaacatGGTTAGGTGATCCCTAGAAGTTGAAGTGTAAAAGACTAAAACAATTTCACTGATGATATATTGTTGGTGATGTATTACCATTGGACGTCAGTATGATGACGTATTGTTTGGTGATGTTACCTTTGCACTAACCAACTAGTTGTTAGAAATGATATTTAAGTCAAATTAGAACACAAAGTCGTggagtttattttattacaaaatcaatgtgttaatgattttgagttgatcttaaatttcctttttgaaGTGATTTCTATTGAAATGGTAATACAATAATGGGGAAAAGAGGACCACCGATAGTGCCTCCTTTGATTTATTCCATCCGCAATAGATGACTTTGATCATACCCAAAATAAAAGTCTACGAACTCATTGGATTATTGTAATTCACTTCTATTTAAGACCCTTTGATGAATGATTCAAATTTTACTGATTCAAAGAGATAGAGGGTGAGAGATTGTGGGGAGGGAGTTTATCTGGTTGGTGGATATAGTagttgcatgttttttttttttccacaggAGTGGGTAAGTAACTGCAGAGGCAAACCTTGAGTGGCCACTAGGCATACACATCACCAGAAAAAGATGATAAAAGATTTGTCTCTTATCCAAAATCCAAAGGCATATGGAAATGCCTATCTTTAAATTACATCAACACCTTGTAGGGTTAAGGTATATCCATTGCCCATTCCTCTGACTAGGACCCTTAGAAGTTAACTCATTCAGCCTGTGGTTCACAGTTGTCTACTCTCTTATATTTAGATGTAACTTTTATGTTCTGTCTTCTCTTCACAGGAACTAAAGTGAGTTGAgtcagagaaaaagagaaagatagaggggagagagagagagagagagatagaataACATGGAGGCTTGTTTTCTCACCTCAAGATCACTCTCTGGTAATAAAGAGCTTGTCCCGTTCATCAAATCCAGAATCTTTTCTTGCCCCAAGAAAAATTCCGGCCAGTTTCTCACCAGGAAGGTTGCTTCTCCGATCTCTGTAAATTGTAAGTAAGATCTCTTTCATGATCATTTTCATCTATGAGAATGGCCTGAGTATCAAAATTACATGTCTTGGTTTAGGAATTTGCCTGTCTGAGTGATGAGAGCATTTTGGTTGAGTAGGTTCCCTCTCGGATTCATGGAAGCCACTGGACGATGATGCTGATCTCTTCAAGGATTGTGTCAATAACTCTACAGCAGATGCTGATTGGAGAGAATTCAGGGCAAGACTTGTTGCTGGGGAACAAGCTGCAACATCCGAGAAGGACCCTTCCTCGTGGTCTAACCCGGGCATGGTGGTGGACTATCCGTCATCATCGTCTTCAGTGATCACTATTGGAAGCAAATGGGCACACAAGATCCACGAACCAGAGACAGGCTGCCTTCTAATTGCCACAGAGAAGCTAGACGGTGTCCACATCTTCGAAAAGACGGTGATCCTCCTACTGTCTGTTGGACCCTCAGGCCCTATAGGAGTCATCCTCAACCGTCCATCGCTTATGTCGATAAAGGAGACGAAGTCAACGGTACTAGACATGGCAGGAACGTTTTCAGACAAGAGACTCTTCTTTGGTGGACCATTGGAAGAAGGGTTGTTCTTGGTAAGTCCGAGGAGTGGTGGAGACAACGAGGTTGGTAAGAGCGGAGTGTTCAGACAAGTGATGAAAGGATTGTACTACGGGACGAGAGAGAGTGTAGGATTGGCTGCAGAAATGGTGAAGAGGAATTTAGTTGGAAGAAGTGAGCTTAGATTCTTTGATGGGTACTGTGGTTGGGAAAAAGAGCAATTGAAAGCAGAGATCTTGGGAGGGTATTGGACAGTTGCTGCTTGTAGCTCCAGTGTTGTTGAGCTTGGTTCAGCTGTAAAAAGTCATGGTCTTTGGGATGAGGTTCTTGGGCTTATTGGGCCTCAAACAGGCTCTGTTATCTAAACATTGTTTTTTGTAATGCCTTTTCACGAATGTTATATGGTATgaccagtgttcaagaaagcgctaggcggtatctaGGCGGTGatccaacgcctagcgcctagaatgCTTGGTcggggcctagacggtttttaggcggtttaggcatttacaacataaaacattatatatataattatattaaaatatatgttataaaaataaaaaaattataaattataaataacggtaagaaaaatacatttatttaagttatattaacaacatataaatgtttataattacgtatatagatataaaacataacaatttaattatatgtaatttaaaaatcaaaaataaatattaaaataaaatgtatgtaattttaagcgggttaggcggtcatctagaCGTCTgttgagcgcctagcgcctagacggcgcctaggtgaccgcctagaccgctttcttgaataCTGGGTATGACTATTGTGTATGTTTATCTATGTATCTATTAAAAAATCCATcactaatttaaatatatttgtttgtttcttgtttaatgCTATAGGCCCTATACAATACTACACATACTTTTggataaatttctaaaaaaaaaagaaaacttgaaattaTATTATCTAGTTTAAAAtgcttaaataataattaatcttGCTTATGTCTCATTTACAAACACACCTtactctaaaatatatatatatatatgtacatatatagataCTAGACTAGTTAACTTCTTTTATCATAGTAAATGCCAACCCCTTTATTCGTTTTAGTaatcatctatattaacatttttcaaaTACATTTTatgttctaaaattttatttataagatttatataattacTCCTTTggcatttaaataaatattaaaacttggaTGGAATATTTGTAATCAAATCTAATCAATAATGTTAACCACAATATCTTACATTCCTTAATTACGATTTTAATGGAAATATCTCTAAAAATCACAATTCAATAACATAACTTTTTATTGACAatacactaaaatatataaaacactGCATCATCTATATTACAAATCAAAGAAActtaatcaattatattataaaatcataaaaattatatatctatatatacaaaaaattatcaTGTGGTTTACTATTGGTTAAATCCTagtaatatgaaaaagaaaataacatttcaGCAATACATAAAACTAATTAACATTGAGTTACATTGCCATTGATTTGGCAAAAAAGAAATCCAATTTATCATTTTCCAACGAGGTACATGCAACTTCGATATCACTCCAGTTATCAACTTTAGAAGATGGGGTATTGGTTTTTGAAAAGATTCCATAAGACGCATGTTAACAAAGATAGTGCTTTATAATCAGCTGGCGagaatatatcaattataatgCAAAAGCATTTCAACCAAACGGCATAACAAAcgctatcttttttttttttttttttttttacaaacactattttttttttagtgttttgtgaACAGTGTTACTCTATATTTAATGTAATCCTATTcacaaaaacactaaaaaaaaattattttatttattttttatttgaaatttatctaatttattgtttatccattaaaaaccaaatatagcatcaatattttcaaaactatcTTATTACAATTAATCATATGAGGGATAAAGTGGTATCCCCCTCCTTGTAAAGCATCgaacaattaatacaaaaccctagttcttcattgttcttgagcgAAAACCCTAACTTATTTCCCAAGAGATTTAAATTCCCATTTCATTCTTAGCTTTAATCGAGTTTCTTGAGAGATTTattaagtgaatttgtttccctttcaaacaaattcattgtgtgaaacccATTTTCTACACTATCCGCTAAATCATTATAGACAAAAAGTGATATTGCAGATCATGTTGGTCGGGGATTTAGCACCCACTACATACCGACCTAAACCGAAGGTAAACCGAGTAACTTTGCACATCAACTAAACTGGGGGACCCTCTTTTGGGCCAGCAAAACGGACCTATAAGCAGAAGCCCGACGAAGTCACTCGACCGACTTCCCAGACCGCCCCTAAGCCCGACCTGATCatcaaaaaaggaaatttacCATATCTTCATTACgagatttaaggaaaataaaCTTATCTTAGAAGCAATGCATTCATATAAATAGAGGGGTACCCTCTCCTGTATCTatccaacaattaatacaataacCCTAGTTCTTCGTAGTTCTTGCACAAAACCTAGCTTGTTCTTCAAGAGATTTTAATTCCCTTTTATTTTCTAGCTTTAATCCAGTTTTTTAGAGAGAAATCTTAAGTGCATTTGTTCCCCACTCCAACAAATTCATTGTATGAATCTTTAATTCAACAATTGGCATCGTCTGTGGGGACCTTACACACGAGTTCCACGTTTATTCCTCTCTCCCAAAGCTAAGACAAACCAGAAGATCAACAAAAGTTCAATCATCTGTACCGTCACCTTGCAAGGCAATTTCCCGGCAGCTTCCGACGAACTGGTAGACGAGTAACCCATCTACGGATTTCCCCAAAAATCAGCTTTCCATAGAACTCAATTTCGTTCCAATCAGAGCTCTCTTCCGAGAGATATCACAGTTTTTCTGCAGCATACTCTATCCTTCAAACACAGATCCgtttttttttgaccaaactGTTTCGGGACCGATCTCCCAGCTGAATACGACTGTAACATACgcaaaccggaatcccggtttgggaggtgcatcggtcgatgtacagggtgtgtcggtcgatgcatggtcgGTTTGAGCaaacgagtttaagttaaacgttgcgttttggggttaggaaaacccttgtGTCGATTATAAAAggaaggaaagaaagagaggaaagaaagttcttgctgttcttgagtGTCCTTGGGATTTTGAGAGGTTGGAGgatgttcctgtagagatctgtagctgggatcgttgtaggagcttcctaggagcgttctCTTCGTGTTTTAGAGTCAGATTCCTCTTTGGCAAAAGTAAGTGCATGGCCatagcttatctaagctggagatttctctgatctgcttgtttatgtgttttattGGCTTGCTATTACGCTGTTGAGTCGCTAGAGGCTTTGAGAAGCTTTTTGTGGCGTTGCAttgtgtgttttggtggtttagggatGGAGATCCAGCGAGAAGGTTCGGAGAAAAATGGTGCTCGACATGTGCGTCGGTCAATGCACattgtgtgtcggtcgatgcaatgcgaggacgacgtggattgacctaggagcatcggtcgatgccatgtggaggcgtcggtcgttgcaattagggattttgtgCAATGTCGAGCacgcgttggtcgatgcatttTGCGTGTCAGTCGATTCAAGTAAACCTTTCGTCGGTAGATgtaagcttgtgtcggtcgatgcaaccccagttggtgtcgattgatgcagagtcatgatttgtttttgtttggttattatattgttggttgatggtaaAAGATGTCTCTattacttgtgtgtatagcccagtagatgagcggattgccttactgagtgtttataaagtactcatgcatctcaatttgtgtttatagtgcaggtaaaggcaaagtgtgatcatggaatcaaggcgatgaggaggaggatgttctagaggcttcaTTGactgtggtctagctattgttaggacGCTAGATTGAGTTGagagaacattgtaggatgttggaattGATATTTGcttgattggttattggattgttacactgttggatttttattggattattggaaTTGTTTAGTTTTCGCTGTTAATGATGGTTGCTAGGTTGCTATTGGGTATGAGACTACTAGAGAAGTATtattacgacaaaaaaaaagaaaaaaaaacaggaaggGTTGTTTTatgttggtatcagagcccttacggttctaggtctagggttcattgttgcttttgctgttggtatttaggatttcatgctagtgttgattatgtgagttagtcaattgcgtgtggcatgaggtcctagaacatccttttTGAGCCTgcttgtgattccacggtgaatTGTATTCTTGTGTCGTTAGAGTTGTTTGtatgcttagccttctgttcttagTGATACAGATTGTTAGAGGTGAGGATGTTGTTGGTCGTTGACGTGGACGTGGTTGTGGTCGTGGATGGGGTGTGGTTCCCGAGGCCAGTGAGAGTGTGACCGATAGCATGGACGGTGAGGAGGTGGCAGAGTCACATGTTAATCCTAGAGTGTCTGGAGACCAgactggtttgggtgacggcagggctgATGGGTCCgctgtcggtcacggtgttgccccagGAGTGAGGGTTGCAGCGGAAGGTTCTCAAGGTAGAGAGGATGTTCTGATgggcttgctagctcaggttttggcgCGGCTTCCAGCAGCAGAGCTGCTAgaggttggtgggcaggttccaacagtgccgccagtggttggtgggcaggttccagcggtgcagcctacGGCTGGTGTGCAGGCAGTTGTGCAGCCGGGGACTGGGGTAGTGGATGCACAATATGTTCAGATGATGGTGCAACTACGACATGTGGTTACAGGTTCTTTCTCGGAAGGCACAGATCCGACTGCAGCGGAGAAGTGGAGGGAAcagatggaggatattttccagATGCTTTAGTGTCTCGACCAGTATAGGGTGGATTTGGCAGTGCACTACCTGACAGGAAATGaacgtgtgtggtggaggtcggtgacaacACGGAGGGTGCAGTGGGAGATGACTTGGTTggattttgtgagggagttcaactccaagtattttccacagGAGGTGCGTGATCGTATGGAGGTgcggttcttggggttgaccCAGGGAAACCGTACGGTGTGGGCTttggagccagagtcggctcaggtgcggaggttcttgttgCCCCTACGGGAAAATCTGAGGACTCAGTGCAGGGTAAGGACCTATGCAACGAGAGCAGAGTTGGTAGAGGTTTCAgttgggatagaggatgacttgaggtcactgGTTGTGGTGGTCTGTCCTCCGGTGCAGTCGAAGCGGACTCAGCCGCATTTTGTTCCTAGCAAGGACAGCAAGCCTGCGTAGGGGCAAAAGCGGAAGTATGATGCTATGCAGAGATCGGGGTCTGGTGGTGCgggatgctttgggtgtggtaacATGGACCACAAGGTGGCCAACTGTCCGCAGAGgggtgagcagcgggcagtgatgGAGCAGCGGGCATATACCCGAGTGTGTTACCACTGCAgggagacggggcatatcaagcctcgttgttcCAAGTTACAGCAAATGGCAGTAGCAGCAGTGCAGGCTGGAGGACAGCAAGGAGTGCAGTTGAATGTGCGGCCGGTGGGGTTGATTGAGCCGACGCCGCGGGTGTACTCGACTGTGGAGACCGGTGGCACCAGTGcagagcgatcacaggtataacttctgagactCGAACTTGGTCAATTAAATAGTTCAGATTTTATGCTTGTTGTTTGTGATagaatgttaggttctcaacacgtGAGGTtagtgtagggaccttgttggtgggcgggtttacgtcttatgttttgtttgattctggagctactcataacTTAATTACTCCAGAGTGCGTAGAGGGTGCAAAGTTCAAAGGAGATCCTGAGGAGCGAGCAGaggttgtcagagttgcgggaggcgagttTGTGAAAGTTTTTGGTTGCGTGAAGGATGTGAATATTCAGATTGCAGAGGAGTCGAGGCCTGCG
The sequence above is drawn from the Camelina sativa cultivar DH55 chromosome 4, Cs, whole genome shotgun sequence genome and encodes:
- the LOC104780106 gene encoding uncharacterized protein LOC104780106, coding for MEACFLTSRSLSGNKELVPFIKSRIFSCPKKNSGQFLTRKVASPISVNCSLSDSWKPLDDDADLFKDCVNNSTADADWREFRARLVAGEQAATSEKDPSSWSNPGMVVDYPSSSSSVITIGSKWAHKIHEPETGCLLIATEKLDGVHIFEKTVILLLSVGPSGPIGVILNRPSLMSIKETKSTVLDMAGTFSDKRLFFGGPLEEGLFLVSPRSGGDNEVGKSGVFRQVMKGLYYGTRESVGLAAEMVKRNLVGRSELRFFDGYCGWEKEQLKAEILGGYWTVAACSSSVVELGSAVKSHGLWDEVLGLIGPQTGSVI